The Deltaproteobacteria bacterium sequence AGGGGCGATGTCGGCTGGGCTCATCTTCTTCAATTTTTCTACCCGGCGCTTTTGGGCTTCCGTATCCGTCGGAATCGTGCCAATGAGACGGGTCCAGGCAAAAGGAGAAATGCAATTGGCCGTAACATTGTACCTGGCCATGTCTAATGCTACGACCTTGGTGAACCCCACGATGCCCATCTTGGCCGCCCCATAATTAGCCTGACCGATGTTTCCGACCAACCCGGAAGTCGAAGTAAAGTTAATGATGCGACCGCTGCGCTGTTCACGCATCAAGGGGACGGCAGCGCGGGTGCAGGCGAAAGTTCCTTTCAAATGCACAGCAATCACTCCGTCCCATTCCTCTTCGGTCATATTGAAAATCATTCGGTCGCGGAGAATGCCTGCGTTATTCACCAAGATGTCCAGTTTACCAAAGTTGTCCAGAGCGGTTTGGATGATTTTTTTCCCAGTTTCCATAGTAGTCACGGAATCGTAATTGCCCGCAGCCATCCCTCCGGCATCTTTGATTTCTTTGACCACATCGTCAGCAACCTTGCTTGCACCGCCAGTGCCGTCTTCCCGGCCTCCAAAATCATTCACCACTACCTTCGCGCCCTCTTTGGCCATAAGCAAGGCAATTTCCCGGCCGATTCCTCTTCCTGCGCCGGTAACCACCACCACTTTTCCTTTCAGCATCATATTTGGATCCTCCTTCAGCGTTTTGTTGGATCGTG is a genomic window containing:
- a CDS encoding SDR family oxidoreductase; translated protein: MMLKGKVVVVTGAGRGIGREIALLMAKEGAKVVVNDFGGREDGTGGASKVADDVVKEIKDAGGMAAGNYDSVTTMETGKKIIQTALDNFGKLDILVNNAGILRDRMIFNMTEEEWDGVIAVHLKGTFACTRAAVPLMREQRSGRIINFTSTSGLVGNIGQANYGAAKMGIVGFTKVVALDMARYNVTANCISPFAWTRLIGTIPTDTEAQKRRVEKLKKMSPADIAPLVAYLASDEAQYISGQIFGVRGKEIFIFSQPRPVRSIHYSEGWTPSRIAEMFKGTLGMNLVPLETSGQVFSYDPLV